A section of the Triticum dicoccoides isolate Atlit2015 ecotype Zavitan chromosome 7A, WEW_v2.0, whole genome shotgun sequence genome encodes:
- the LOC119331721 gene encoding suppressor protein SRP40-like translates to MATSMLRSALALRRSASLRLPARIPLSSASAVSFSSNTASSGKSEDAGGRSEKRQTDKKDDQSTGARRRRKQNGHGISRSLLDEFDDSDWEMAALLDDDKPPRGSSTGSDSTKDSSSSSSSSSAAAESDVSSPSLGGFWDSESSSSWGSGGGDSWSGGGGFLGD, encoded by the exons ATGGCGACGTCCATGCTTCGATCTGCCCTCGCGCTCCGGCGATCGGCAAGTCTGAGGCTTCCGGCTCGCATCCCCTTGAGCTCTGCGTCGGCTGTATCCTTCAGCAGCAACACCGCCTCCTCCGGCAAGAGTGAGGACGCCGGCGGCCGG TCTGAGAagcgtcaaaccgataagaaagatGACCAGTCAACTGGAGCAAGGAGGCGACGCAAACAAAACGG ACATGGCATCTCCCGAAGCCTgcttgatgagtttgatgattctgATTGGGAGATGGCGGCGCTTTTGGACGACGACAAGCCTCCCCGAGGATCTTCCACTGGATCAGACTCTActaaggactcctcctcctcctcctcctcctcctctgcggcgGCAGAGTCGGACGTGTCCTCGCCATCGTTAGGGGGCTTCTGGGACTCCGAAAGCTCTTCATCGTGGGGTTCGGGAGGAGGGGACTCGTGGTCCGGAGGAGGGGGCTTCTTGGGAGACTAG